The following are from one region of the Chanos chanos chromosome 10, fChaCha1.1, whole genome shotgun sequence genome:
- the tmem229b gene encoding transmembrane protein 229b, translating into MATAVTPEPLTALSRWYLYAIHGYFCEVMFTAAWEFVVNCNWKFPGVTSVWALFIYGTCILIVERMYLRLRGRCPVLLRCIIYTLWTYLWEFGTGLLLRQFNACPWDYSQFKYNFMGLITAEYALPWFCASFIVERLVIRNTLRLRYDEAAEPARAAGEQADADGGGGGRAGGGGRRGRGVRGLASNANGYVKMD; encoded by the coding sequence ATGGCAACGGCAGTGACCCCAGAGCCTCTGACCGCGCTCTCTCGTTGGTACCTGTACGCCATCCACGGTTACTTCTGTGAGGTCATGTTCACAGCTGCCTGGGAGTTTGTGGTCAACTGCAACTGGAAGTTTCCAGGCGTAACCAGCGTCTGGGCTCTCTTCATCTACGGCACATGCATCCTGATCGTGGAACGGATGTACCTGCGCCTGCGTGGGCGCTGCCCCGTGCTACTGCGCTGCATCATCTACACCCTCTGGACTTACCTGTGGGAGTTCGGTACAGGCCTCCTCTTACGGCAGTTTAATGCCTGCCCCTGGGACTACTCCCAGTTCAAGTATAACTTCATGGGTCTGATCACAGCCGAATACGCCTTGCCCTGGTTCTGCGCCTCCTTCATCGTGGAGCGTCTGGTAATCCGCAACACACTGCGGCTGCGCTATGACGAGGCCGCTGAACCGGCCAGAGCAGCAGGAGAACAGGCAGATGCAgatggtggtggaggagggagagcaggaggaggaggaagaagaggaagaggggtaAGGGGATTGGCCAGTAATGCCAATGGCTATGTGAAGATGGACTGA